GGCAGCCGGACTGGGAAGAGTTTAAACAAATCGTCAGGGGTAACGGACCGCGTTCTGCAGCAAGACTGCAGTTGAGAAAAATTTCATACGAAGATGCGCAATGGGTGCGTGATGCATTACTGGCGAATCAACGTAAGGCGATTTAAGGCGAGGGGGTTAGAGAATGAACGGGCAAGAACAAGAAAAGCAAGTATTTGATATTTATGAGGTATTTAGTCAAAAGACGTTCAAATCAAGTTTTGAACACCAGTTCAGTTTATTGGCCCCGAATCATGAGGTCGCAATGGCGATGGCGCGAGAAAACTTTTTGCGACGGGAACCTTGCGTGAATATGTGGGTCGTAAAAAGAGAGGATATCTACGTATTGCCCCCGGAAGAACGAAAATATTTAGACAAGCTGGATAACAAGGAGTATCGGGAAACAAAAGGATACGGATATCTGGCGGCAAAATGGAAGTTTTATCGGGAGCAATTTGAAAGCGAATACAAGCGGACGGAATGAGGGATATGCAGACATGGCAAATATCAGACAATTTGAGAATGCGGTAGAGGCTAAAAAAGATCAGGAGTACTTGGAAGCGTTAAACGAATTATTGTTTCAATTGGCGGATGACGATTTTATTTTGGCGTATCGAGGTTCGGAATGGTTGGGACTTGCTCCGCATATCGAAGAAGACGTGGCTTTTTCATCCATGTCGCAAGATACGATGGGGCATGCGGTGATGTTTTACGGCATGTTGGAACAATTAGGAGCAGGCAAGGCTGACGATCTTTCACAGCTCCGATCCGCGACAGATTTTCGCAACGCCGTACTGGTAGAGCGTAAAAACGGAACGGGGCATTACATGGAGGAACCGCACTATGATTGGGCATATGCGATCGTACGTTGGTTTTTCTACGGATTATTTAAACAAGTAC
Above is a window of Fodinisporobacter ferrooxydans DNA encoding:
- the paaB gene encoding 1,2-phenylacetyl-CoA epoxidase subunit PaaB produces the protein MNGQEQEKQVFDIYEVFSQKTFKSSFEHQFSLLAPNHEVAMAMARENFLRREPCVNMWVVKREDIYVLPPEERKYLDKLDNKEYRETKGYGYLAAKWKFYREQFESEYKRTE